In Streptomyces capitiformicae, one genomic interval encodes:
- a CDS encoding TlyA family RNA methyltransferase: MAGVARRRLDAELVRRKLARSREHASQLIAAGRVTVGKTVATKSATQVETAAAIVVTNDDSDPEYVSRGGHKLAGALEVFVPRGLVVKGRRALDAGASTGGFTDVLLRAGAAHVVAVDVGYGQLAWSLQSDERVTVKDRTNVRELTLEAIDGEPVDLVVGDLSFIPLGLVLPALVRCVKPDADLVMMVKPQFEVGKERLGSGGVVRSPELRAEAVRSVARKAGELGLGVNGVTASPLPGPSGNVEYFLWLRAGAPALDPADVDRAVAEGPR; encoded by the coding sequence GTGGCAGGAGTCGCACGCCGCCGTCTGGACGCCGAACTGGTCCGGCGGAAGCTCGCGCGGTCGCGTGAGCATGCGAGCCAGCTGATCGCCGCCGGGCGGGTCACCGTCGGCAAGACCGTCGCGACCAAGTCCGCCACCCAGGTGGAGACCGCCGCCGCGATCGTGGTCACGAACGACGACAGCGACCCCGAGTACGTGTCCCGGGGCGGCCACAAGCTCGCGGGCGCCCTGGAGGTCTTCGTCCCGCGGGGGCTGGTCGTCAAGGGCCGGCGGGCGTTGGACGCCGGCGCCTCCACCGGCGGTTTCACCGACGTACTGCTGCGGGCCGGGGCCGCGCACGTGGTCGCCGTAGACGTCGGATACGGACAACTCGCGTGGAGTCTCCAGAGCGATGAACGCGTCACCGTCAAGGACCGTACGAACGTACGCGAGTTGACGCTCGAAGCGATCGATGGGGAGCCTGTGGATCTTGTCGTGGGGGATCTGTCCTTCATCCCGCTCGGCCTGGTACTGCCCGCCCTGGTGCGGTGCGTGAAGCCGGACGCCGATCTGGTGATGATGGTCAAGCCGCAGTTCGAAGTGGGCAAGGAGCGGCTGGGCAGTGGGGGAGTCGTACGGAGTCCGGAGCTGCGTGCCGAGGCGGTGCGCTCAGTGGCCCGGAAGGCCGGGGAGTTGGGGCTCGGGGTGAACGGCGTGACGGCCAGCCCGCTGCCCGGGCCCTCGGGCAATGTCGAGTACTTTCTGTGGCTGCGTGCCGGGGCACCCGCGCTGGACCCGGCCGACGTCGACCGAGCAGTTGCGGAGGGGCCGCGTTGA
- a CDS encoding NAD kinase, with protein MTQDQVRTVFLLTHTGRPAAIRSAELVVKGLLHHGLGVRVLAAEAEDIPVPEEVELVKEATPQCLDGCELLIVLGGDGTLLRGAEFARASGVPMLGVNLGSVGFLAEAERDDLDKVVDRVVTKSYEVEERMTVDVVVHRNGDIVHTDWALNEAAVQKAGAEKLLEVVLEIDGRPVTGFGCDGIVLSTPTGSTAYAFSAGGPVVWPEVEALLMVPISAHALFAKPLVTSPESVLAVEVLPHIPPGVLWCDGRRTVELPPGARVEVRRGAVPVRLARLHHASFTDRLVAKFALPVSGWRGAPH; from the coding sequence TTGACTCAGGACCAAGTTCGTACCGTTTTCCTGCTCACCCACACCGGGCGGCCCGCGGCCATTCGCAGTGCCGAGCTCGTCGTCAAGGGGCTGCTGCACCACGGGCTGGGCGTGCGGGTCCTGGCGGCCGAGGCGGAGGACATTCCGGTGCCGGAGGAGGTGGAGCTGGTCAAGGAGGCAACTCCGCAGTGCCTCGACGGGTGTGAGCTGCTCATCGTCCTCGGTGGCGACGGCACGCTGCTGCGCGGCGCCGAGTTCGCCCGGGCGTCCGGGGTGCCGATGCTCGGCGTCAACCTCGGCAGTGTCGGGTTCCTCGCGGAGGCCGAGCGGGACGATCTCGACAAGGTTGTCGACCGGGTGGTGACCAAGTCGTACGAGGTCGAGGAGCGGATGACCGTCGATGTCGTCGTTCACCGGAACGGGGACATCGTCCACACGGACTGGGCGCTGAACGAGGCGGCTGTGCAGAAGGCCGGCGCCGAGAAGCTGCTCGAAGTGGTGCTGGAGATCGACGGGCGGCCGGTCACGGGGTTCGGCTGCGACGGCATCGTGCTGTCGACTCCGACCGGGTCGACCGCGTACGCCTTCTCCGCGGGTGGGCCTGTGGTGTGGCCGGAGGTGGAGGCGCTGTTGATGGTGCCGATCTCCGCGCACGCGTTGTTCGCGAAGCCGTTGGTTACTTCGCCGGAGTCCGTGCTCGCGGTGGAGGTGCTGCCTCATATTCCGCCTGGGGTACTTTGGTGTGATGGGCGGCGGACCGTGGAGTTGCCGCCAGGGGCTCGGGTGGAGGTTCGGCGAGGGGCCGTGCCGGTGCGGCTGGCTCGGTTGCATCATGCTTCGTTCACGGACCGGCTTGTGGCCAAGTTCGCGTTGCCCGTTTCTGGATGGCGGGGGGCTCCGCACTAG
- the recN gene encoding DNA repair protein RecN, with amino-acid sequence MVVSVLEEMRIRSLGVIDDAVVELSPGFTAVTGETGAGKTMVVTSLGLLLGGRADPALVRIGAKNAVVEGRIAVPDGASAVVRAEEAGAELDDGALLISRTVSAEGRSRAHLGGRSVPVGVLAELADELVAVHGQTDQQGLLKLSRQRAALDRYAGDAVAVPLAKYAEAYRRLRAVSVELEEIVTRARERAQEADMLRYGLDEIAGVEPRAGEDVELAEEAERLGHAEALASAATAAHAALAGNPEDPEGVDASTLVAGAHRALEAVRSHDPALAALADRIGEIGILLGDVAGELAGYADDLDADPLRLAAVEERRAALNALTRKYGGYGQEVASVLAWAEQGAQRLTELDGDDERIEELTAERDALRTELGGLAQALTDARQEAAERFAAAVTAELGSLAMPHARVSFAIRQTDDPEGVEVGGRTVAYGPSGADEVELLLAPHPGAPPRPIAKGASGGELSRVMLAVEVVFAGTDPVPTYLFDEVDAGVGGKAAVEIGRRLAKLAKSAQVVVVTHLPQVAAFADRQLLVEKTNDGSVTRSGVKVLEGEERVRELSRMLAGQEDSETARAHAEELLAAARADA; translated from the coding sequence ATGGTCGTGTCCGTGTTGGAGGAGATGCGGATACGGTCGCTCGGAGTCATCGACGACGCGGTCGTCGAGCTGTCGCCCGGGTTCACTGCCGTGACGGGTGAGACGGGTGCGGGCAAGACCATGGTGGTCACCAGTCTTGGTCTGTTGCTCGGTGGGCGGGCGGATCCCGCGCTGGTGCGGATCGGCGCGAAGAACGCGGTCGTCGAGGGGCGGATCGCCGTGCCCGACGGCGCGTCGGCGGTCGTGCGGGCCGAGGAGGCCGGGGCCGAACTCGACGACGGGGCGCTGCTGATCAGCCGTACCGTCTCCGCCGAGGGACGGTCACGGGCGCACCTCGGCGGGCGTTCCGTCCCGGTGGGTGTGCTCGCGGAGCTGGCCGACGAACTGGTGGCCGTGCATGGGCAGACCGACCAGCAGGGGCTGCTGAAGCTGTCCCGGCAGCGGGCGGCGCTCGACCGGTACGCGGGGGACGCGGTCGCCGTACCGCTGGCCAAGTACGCGGAGGCGTACCGGAGGCTGCGGGCCGTCTCCGTGGAGCTCGAAGAGATCGTCACGCGCGCGCGTGAGCGGGCCCAGGAAGCCGACATGCTGCGGTACGGGCTCGACGAGATCGCGGGTGTCGAGCCGCGGGCCGGCGAGGACGTGGAGCTCGCCGAGGAGGCCGAGCGGCTGGGGCACGCGGAGGCGTTGGCGTCGGCCGCGACGGCCGCGCACGCCGCGCTCGCGGGCAATCCCGAGGACCCGGAGGGTGTGGACGCCTCGACGCTCGTCGCGGGCGCCCACCGGGCGCTGGAGGCCGTACGGTCGCACGATCCGGCGCTGGCCGCGCTCGCCGACCGGATCGGGGAGATCGGGATCCTGCTGGGCGATGTGGCGGGGGAGCTGGCGGGGTACGCCGACGACCTGGACGCCGATCCACTGCGGCTCGCGGCCGTCGAGGAGCGGCGGGCGGCGCTGAACGCGCTCACCCGGAAGTACGGCGGGTACGGCCAGGAGGTTGCCTCCGTGCTGGCCTGGGCCGAGCAGGGCGCCCAGCGGCTCACCGAACTCGACGGCGACGACGAGCGGATCGAGGAGCTGACCGCCGAGCGGGACGCCCTGCGGACCGAACTGGGCGGGCTGGCCCAGGCCCTGACGGACGCCCGGCAGGAGGCCGCCGAGCGGTTCGCCGCCGCCGTGACCGCCGAGCTGGGCTCGCTGGCCATGCCGCACGCGCGCGTGTCGTTCGCGATCCGGCAGACGGACGATCCCGAGGGCGTCGAGGTGGGCGGTCGTACGGTCGCGTACGGGCCGTCCGGCGCCGACGAGGTCGAACTGCTGCTCGCCCCGCACCCGGGGGCGCCGCCCCGGCCCATAGCCAAGGGGGCCTCGGGCGGTGAGCTGTCCCGCGTGATGCTGGCCGTGGAGGTCGTGTTCGCCGGGACCGATCCCGTGCCGACGTACCTCTTCGACGAGGTCGACGCCGGTGTCGGCGGCAAGGCCGCGGTCGAGATCGGCCGGCGGCTCGCCAAGCTCGCCAAGTCGGCCCAGGTCGTGGTCGTCACGCATCTGCCGCAGGTTGCCGCCTTCGCCGACCGCCAGCTCCTGGTGGAGAAGACCAACGACGGGTCCGTGACCCGGTCCGGCGTGAAGGTCCTGGAGGGCGAGGAGCGGGTGCGCGAGCTGTCGCGCATGCTCGCCGGCCAGGAGGACTCCGAGACCGCGCGGGCCCATGCCGAGGAGCTGTTGGCGGCGGCGCGGGCGGACGCGTAG
- a CDS encoding glycosyltransferase family 4 protein, translating to MSHVSSHSPHRQSPLRTVQVLGGGSAVSSAHVRSLASGLVARGVRVTVCAPGETDGVYDFTGVGAQHIHVPRSSDPASVATLRNACADADLVHAHGLHAGFRATLALGGRRTPLVVTWHTRSYAEGARAHLLRLLERRVAKAAAVVLGTSSELVDRARSRGARDARLAAVALPALRRNDADEDTDRPRSKARAELGATDRPLLMAVGSLDRHRGYDTLLDAAREWRGLDPAPLLVIVGEGPLRGVLQRRIEDEELPVRLVGRRDDVSELIAAADLALLPGGPEARSVLAQEALHARVPLVAAAVGSVPELVGDAAELVPCGDSAALAGAVVRLLAHPDLCEELKDRGARQAATWPTEDETVAQVLSVYDELTQVRPLT from the coding sequence GTGAGCCACGTGAGCAGCCACTCACCGCACCGCCAGTCGCCGCTGCGAACCGTGCAAGTGCTCGGCGGCGGCAGCGCGGTGAGCAGCGCCCATGTGCGGTCGCTGGCCTCGGGTCTCGTCGCCCGGGGCGTACGGGTCACCGTGTGCGCCCCGGGCGAGACCGACGGCGTGTACGACTTCACCGGCGTCGGCGCCCAGCACATCCACGTGCCCCGTAGCAGCGACCCGGCCTCCGTGGCCACCCTGCGCAACGCCTGCGCGGACGCGGACCTGGTGCACGCGCACGGGCTGCACGCCGGGTTCCGGGCCACTCTCGCACTCGGCGGCCGGCGCACCCCGCTTGTCGTCACCTGGCACACGCGTTCGTACGCCGAGGGCGCGCGGGCGCATCTGCTGCGGCTGCTGGAGCGGCGGGTCGCCAAGGCCGCCGCCGTGGTCCTCGGCACTTCCTCCGAGCTCGTCGACCGGGCCCGCAGCCGGGGCGCGCGGGACGCCCGGCTGGCCGCCGTCGCCCTGCCCGCGCTCCGCCGGAACGACGCCGACGAGGACACGGACCGGCCCCGCTCCAAGGCCCGCGCCGAACTCGGCGCCACCGACCGTCCGTTGCTCATGGCCGTCGGCTCCCTCGACCGTCACCGGGGCTACGACACCCTGCTCGACGCCGCCCGGGAATGGCGCGGGCTCGACCCCGCCCCGCTGCTGGTCATCGTCGGCGAGGGGCCGTTGCGGGGCGTGCTCCAGCGGCGCATCGAGGACGAGGAGTTGCCCGTGCGGCTCGTCGGGCGGCGCGACGACGTCTCCGAGCTGATCGCGGCCGCCGACCTCGCGCTGCTGCCCGGTGGCCCGGAGGCCCGCTCCGTCCTCGCCCAGGAGGCTCTCCACGCGCGCGTGCCGCTCGTCGCGGCTGCCGTCGGGTCGGTGCCCGAACTGGTCGGCGACGCCGCCGAACTCGTCCCCTGCGGCGACTCCGCGGCCCTCGCCGGGGCCGTCGTACGCCTGCTGGCGCACCCCGACCTCTGCGAGGAGCTGAAGGACAGGGGCGCCCGGCAGGCGGCCACCTGGCCGACCGAGGACGAGACGGTGGCACAAGTGCTCAGCGTCTACGACGAGTTGACGCAGGTTCGGCCGCTGACCTGA
- a CDS encoding PucR family transcriptional regulator yields MNTRDSREPGDGPEAQGGITVRRALELPGLRGGLPEILAGADRLERTVRWVHAGEVPNIASLLKGGELLLTTGYGLGTRPADQRAFVRTLAERGIAALVIELGPRFTRLPAALIDTARSAGLPLVQLHREVAFVTVTEEIHTEIVNGHYALLQQAEEVHRRCTEALLGGGGVPQVLAILADFSGNPVFLETADGQLLYAAGTGPAATDPLQVWEGLRAQHKDEPPAGTAIVDVPGGGPGSGSVRARLVLLPVVAPLAPVHRLAAERAAGVLAVVLMQARQEEELAARGRGDFLTDLAEGRIRAEDAPAQARVLGFKPGGGPLLPVVMRLADGLSPDGGGWAVLACAVSEELASVGVPVLLGVRPVEGRVPLLLGLRAESERPAVADKVAVALRAGVERAGMRRPGGHPPVVVVGVPGGWAAASAGLRHAAETATAAQGLADRPWYDARRLDIDLLLWRLRDHPDLAAFVDRAIGPLRDHDDRAKPPLLPTLETYLAHAGRKAETARELHLNRQTLYNRLARIGELLGTDLDDPQTVLALSLALRARRHVP; encoded by the coding sequence ATGAACACCCGTGACAGCCGCGAACCCGGTGACGGCCCCGAGGCACAGGGCGGCATCACCGTACGGCGGGCCCTGGAGCTGCCCGGGCTGCGCGGCGGGCTGCCGGAGATCCTGGCCGGCGCCGACCGGCTGGAGCGGACCGTGCGCTGGGTGCACGCGGGCGAGGTCCCGAACATCGCCTCGCTCCTCAAGGGCGGCGAGCTGCTGCTGACGACGGGATACGGGCTCGGCACCCGGCCGGCCGACCAGCGGGCGTTCGTACGGACCCTGGCCGAACGCGGTATCGCGGCCCTCGTCATCGAACTGGGCCCGCGCTTCACCCGGCTGCCCGCGGCCCTCATCGACACCGCGCGCTCGGCCGGTCTCCCGCTCGTCCAGCTGCACCGCGAGGTGGCGTTCGTGACGGTCACCGAGGAGATCCACACCGAGATCGTCAACGGCCACTACGCGCTGCTCCAGCAGGCCGAGGAGGTCCACCGGCGCTGTACCGAGGCGCTGCTCGGCGGGGGCGGGGTGCCCCAAGTCCTCGCCATCCTGGCCGACTTCAGCGGCAATCCGGTGTTCCTGGAGACCGCCGACGGGCAACTGCTGTACGCCGCCGGGACCGGGCCCGCGGCCACCGACCCGTTGCAGGTGTGGGAGGGGCTACGCGCACAGCACAAGGACGAGCCGCCCGCCGGGACGGCCATCGTCGACGTACCGGGCGGCGGGCCGGGGAGCGGTTCGGTACGGGCCCGGCTGGTCCTTCTGCCCGTCGTCGCGCCCCTGGCTCCCGTGCACCGGCTCGCGGCCGAGCGGGCGGCCGGGGTGCTCGCCGTGGTCCTGATGCAGGCCCGGCAGGAGGAGGAGCTGGCGGCGCGCGGGCGCGGCGACTTCCTCACCGACCTCGCCGAGGGCCGTATCCGGGCGGAGGACGCCCCCGCGCAGGCGCGTGTCCTGGGCTTCAAGCCGGGCGGTGGCCCGCTGCTGCCGGTGGTGATGCGGCTCGCCGACGGCCTGTCACCGGATGGGGGAGGCTGGGCGGTTCTTGCCTGCGCGGTGTCCGAGGAGCTGGCCTCGGTGGGCGTACCGGTCCTGCTGGGTGTACGCCCCGTCGAGGGCCGTGTCCCGCTGCTGCTCGGGCTGCGCGCGGAGTCGGAGCGCCCCGCGGTGGCGGACAAGGTCGCGGTGGCGCTGCGGGCGGGCGTGGAGCGGGCCGGGATGCGACGGCCGGGGGGTCATCCGCCCGTGGTGGTGGTCGGGGTGCCCGGCGGCTGGGCGGCCGCCTCGGCCGGGCTCAGGCATGCGGCGGAGACGGCGACGGCCGCGCAGGGCCTGGCCGACCGCCCCTGGTACGACGCCCGGCGCCTCGACATCGACCTGCTGCTGTGGCGGCTGCGCGACCATCCCGACCTGGCCGCGTTCGTGGACCGCGCGATCGGCCCCCTCCGCGACCACGACGACCGCGCCAAGCCCCCGCTGCTGCCCACGCTGGAGACGTATCTGGCGCACGCGGGCCGCAAGGCGGAGACCGCCCGTGAGCTGCACCTCAACCGGCAGACCCTCTACAACCGCCTCGCCCGCATCGGCGAGTTGCTCGGCACCGACCTGGACGACCCGCAGACGGTACTGGCGCTGAGCCTGGCCCTGCGGGCACGCAGACACGTGCCCTGA
- a CDS encoding FAD-binding oxidoreductase: protein MAPLSKAHTALVELREDLRGDVLAPWDPGYDDARTVFNAMIDRHPAVIAQCETEPDVVRAVRFARDLDLKIAVRGGGHSVAGMALNDNGLVIDLRRMHAVTVHPGSMTVRVEGGATMSHLDRATEPYALATTGGRASTTGVGGFVLGGGSGWLERSCGLAVDNLLGVELVTSDGRTVRATAEENPELFWALHGGGGNFGVATALTLRLHELPAFAVALLLYLPEHGPEVMRVFREVIESGPPEASGGLLYLTGPPEEFVPDHMVGRLACAVLLTYAGTEDDMRKVAQPLLALPHEAEVVGAMPYADVQCMIDDPPGMRNYWSAEYLTGLPDDLVDVFCTRAWTMPVPTGTQHVLFPYGGAVADGPAEYPVPYRDAPWAVHPFGIWADPADDERCVRWVRDVRADVQPWSTGAVYLNFIGDEGSARVEAGLGAENTRRLAAVKAEYDPDNVFRFNHNIAPA from the coding sequence ATGGCTCCCCTTTCGAAGGCACACACGGCACTGGTCGAGCTGCGCGAGGATCTGCGCGGTGACGTCCTCGCCCCGTGGGACCCCGGATACGACGACGCCCGTACCGTCTTCAACGCGATGATCGACCGCCACCCGGCGGTGATCGCGCAGTGCGAGACCGAGCCCGACGTCGTCCGCGCGGTCCGCTTCGCCCGCGACCTCGACCTGAAGATCGCGGTCCGCGGCGGCGGCCACAGCGTGGCCGGAATGGCCCTCAACGACAACGGCCTCGTCATCGACCTGCGCCGCATGCACGCGGTCACCGTCCACCCGGGATCCATGACCGTACGCGTCGAGGGCGGCGCCACCATGAGCCACCTCGACCGGGCCACCGAGCCGTACGCTCTCGCCACCACCGGCGGCCGCGCCTCGACCACCGGCGTCGGCGGCTTCGTCCTCGGCGGTGGCAGCGGCTGGCTGGAGCGGTCCTGCGGTCTCGCCGTGGACAACCTGCTCGGTGTGGAGCTGGTGACCTCCGACGGCCGTACGGTCCGGGCGACCGCCGAGGAGAACCCCGAACTGTTCTGGGCCCTGCACGGCGGCGGCGGCAACTTCGGCGTGGCCACCGCCCTCACCCTCCGCCTGCACGAGCTGCCCGCCTTCGCCGTCGCCCTGCTGCTGTACCTGCCGGAACACGGCCCCGAGGTGATGCGCGTCTTCCGCGAGGTCATCGAGAGCGGCCCGCCCGAGGCGAGCGGCGGCCTGCTCTATCTCACCGGCCCGCCCGAGGAGTTCGTCCCCGACCACATGGTGGGCCGACTCGCCTGCGCCGTCCTCCTGACGTACGCGGGCACCGAGGACGACATGCGCAAGGTCGCCCAGCCGCTGCTGGCGCTGCCGCACGAGGCCGAGGTGGTCGGCGCGATGCCGTACGCGGACGTCCAGTGCATGATCGACGATCCGCCCGGCATGCGGAACTACTGGTCGGCGGAGTATCTGACCGGCCTGCCGGACGACCTGGTGGACGTCTTCTGCACGCGCGCGTGGACGATGCCCGTACCGACCGGCACCCAGCACGTGCTCTTTCCGTACGGCGGCGCGGTCGCCGACGGCCCTGCCGAGTACCCGGTGCCGTACCGCGACGCGCCCTGGGCCGTGCACCCCTTCGGCATCTGGGCGGACCCCGCCGACGACGAGCGGTGTGTGCGGTGGGTACGGGACGTCCGCGCCGACGTCCAGCCGTGGAGCACCGGCGCGGTCTACCTCAACTTCATCGGCGACGAGGGTTCCGCCCGGGTCGAGGCGGGCCTCGGCGCCGAGAACACCCGGCGGCTGGCCGCGGTGAAGGCCGAGTACGACCCCGACAACGTGTTCCGCTTCAACCACAACATCGCGCCCGCATAG
- a CDS encoding glycoside hydrolase family 15 protein, whose protein sequence is MAGRIEDYALIGDMQTAALVCRDGTVDWLCLPRFDSHAVFAGLLGTEEHGFWRLGPAYAADAEPPTASRRRYRGDSLILESEWDTPRGTVRVTDFMPPRDGAPQLIRIVEGISGRVPMRSALRMRFSYGRVVPWVHKHEGRTVAVAGPDSVWFDTECETYGKALTTYADFTVTPGDRVAFTISWEPSHKQPPPLPEPEPSLQATEEFWRDWVEQCTYHGPYREAVIRSLITLKALTYAPTGGIVAAPTTSLPEHIGGVRNWDYRYTWLRDAAITLSSLLRTGYRDEARAWREWLLRAVAGDPENLQIMYGIAGERELGEAELEWLPGYEDSAPVRVGNGAAHQLQLDVYGEVTEALHLAHMTGLARNDYAALLQLKLIRYLEDHWDEPDEGIWEVRGPRRHFVHSKVMAWVAVDRTIKLIESGDADGPLEKWRELRDDIHRDVCEKGYDKERNTFTQSYGSKELDASLLLIPQMGFLPPDDKRVIGTIEAIQRELSTPDGFILRYPTQGEKEGVDGLPGDEGAFLACSFWMADDLAMIGRVDEARKLFEKLLSLRNDLGLLAEEWDPILKRQVGNFPQAFSHVPLIDTALRLTASGAYGG, encoded by the coding sequence GTGGCCGGGCGCATCGAAGACTACGCACTCATCGGAGACATGCAGACCGCTGCCCTGGTCTGCCGGGACGGCACGGTCGACTGGCTGTGCCTGCCCCGCTTCGACTCCCACGCCGTCTTCGCGGGCCTGCTCGGCACGGAGGAACACGGATTCTGGCGCCTGGGCCCCGCCTACGCGGCGGACGCGGAGCCGCCGACGGCCTCCCGGCGCAGGTACCGGGGCGACTCGCTGATCCTGGAATCCGAGTGGGACACCCCCCGCGGCACGGTCCGTGTGACGGATTTCATGCCGCCGCGTGATGGCGCCCCGCAGCTGATCAGGATCGTGGAGGGCATCAGCGGCCGGGTGCCGATGCGCTCGGCGCTGCGGATGCGTTTCTCGTACGGGCGGGTCGTGCCGTGGGTGCACAAGCACGAGGGGCGCACGGTAGCCGTCGCCGGGCCGGACTCGGTGTGGTTCGACACCGAGTGCGAGACCTACGGCAAGGCGCTGACCACGTACGCCGACTTCACCGTGACGCCGGGCGACCGCGTCGCCTTCACGATCTCCTGGGAGCCCTCGCACAAGCAGCCCCCGCCGCTGCCGGAGCCGGAGCCGTCGCTCCAGGCCACCGAGGAGTTCTGGCGGGACTGGGTGGAGCAGTGCACGTACCACGGCCCCTACCGCGAGGCCGTGATCCGCTCGCTCATCACCCTCAAGGCCCTGACATACGCCCCGACCGGCGGCATCGTCGCGGCGCCGACCACCTCCCTGCCGGAGCACATCGGCGGCGTCCGCAACTGGGACTACCGCTACACCTGGCTGCGCGACGCGGCGATCACCCTGTCCTCGCTGCTGCGCACCGGCTACCGCGACGAGGCCCGCGCGTGGCGCGAGTGGCTGCTCCGCGCGGTCGCCGGCGACCCGGAGAACCTGCAGATCATGTACGGCATCGCCGGTGAGCGGGAGCTGGGCGAGGCCGAGCTGGAGTGGCTGCCCGGGTACGAGGACTCGGCGCCGGTCCGGGTCGGCAACGGCGCCGCACACCAGCTCCAGCTGGACGTGTACGGCGAGGTCACCGAGGCCCTGCACCTGGCCCACATGACGGGCCTGGCCCGCAACGACTACGCGGCCCTGCTCCAGCTGAAGCTGATCCGCTACCTGGAGGACCACTGGGACGAGCCGGACGAGGGCATCTGGGAGGTGCGCGGCCCGCGCCGGCACTTCGTGCACTCCAAGGTCATGGCCTGGGTCGCCGTCGACCGAACGATCAAGCTCATCGAGTCCGGCGACGCGGACGGCCCGCTGGAGAAGTGGCGCGAGCTGCGCGACGACATCCACCGGGACGTGTGCGAGAAGGGCTACGACAAGGAGCGCAACACGTTCACGCAGTCGTACGGCTCGAAGGAGCTGGACGCCTCGCTGCTGCTGATCCCGCAGATGGGCTTCCTGCCGCCGGACGACAAGCGCGTCATCGGCACCATCGAGGCGATCCAGCGTGAGCTGTCGACCCCGGACGGCTTCATCCTGCGCTACCCGACGCAGGGCGAGAAGGAGGGCGTCGACGGCCTGCCCGGCGACGAGGGCGCCTTCCTCGCCTGCTCGTTCTGGATGGCCGACGACCTGGCGATGATCGGCCGCGTGGACGAGGCCCGCAAGCTCTTCGAGAAGCTCCTCTCCCTCCGCAACGACCTGGGCCTGCTCGCCGAGGAGTGGGACCCGATCCTGAAGCGCCAGGTCGGCAACTTCCCCCAGGCCTTCAGCCACGTCCCCCTGATCGACACGGCTCTCCGACTGACCGCCTCCGGCGCCTACGGCGGCTGA